A window from Streptomyces sp. NBC_00271 encodes these proteins:
- a CDS encoding sensor histidine kinase, with product MGEDTARHGEGIAGVRKLLRHFPASVTYPVALALLACAEVLIRLGGLRENLSLALLLGVCTTLPLTFVLGTDRVLPARAGAAVAVTSAGVLALAPFRTLTLAGVAAQLASVYWLGRAGAPRLSGILVVPYVVLALVSQDDLTTRVMAVLVATLASAAAATGITHHVRSAALAHSATERAFADTLLAHAARGERARIARELHDVVAHHISMIAVQAETARLTTAGLPADGATRLLAIGDTARTALTEMRRLLGVLREDADTGVNRRPQPGLRQLLELVDESRDASGSRTRLIVSGPVAPLDPGIEVTAYRIVQEALTNARRHAPGAAVDVELRYAEDDLAIRVRDNGPGPASPTAGHGLLGMRERAATVGGTLRTGPARGGGFLVEARLPVRAEALV from the coding sequence ATGGGCGAGGACACGGCGCGACACGGCGAAGGAATCGCGGGGGTGCGGAAGTTGCTGCGGCACTTCCCCGCCTCCGTGACCTACCCGGTTGCCCTCGCGCTCCTCGCCTGCGCCGAGGTCCTGATCCGACTCGGGGGCCTGCGCGAGAACCTGTCGCTCGCCCTGCTGCTCGGGGTCTGCACCACCCTTCCGCTCACCTTCGTGCTCGGCACCGACCGGGTCCTGCCGGCGCGGGCCGGGGCCGCCGTGGCCGTGACCTCGGCGGGCGTGCTGGCGCTGGCGCCGTTCCGCACCCTCACGCTGGCGGGGGTGGCGGCCCAGCTGGCCTCGGTGTACTGGCTGGGACGGGCGGGGGCGCCCCGGCTCAGCGGAATACTCGTCGTGCCGTACGTCGTGCTGGCACTCGTCAGTCAGGACGACCTCACCACCCGGGTGATGGCCGTGCTGGTGGCCACGCTCGCCTCGGCGGCGGCCGCGACGGGCATCACGCATCACGTCCGCAGCGCCGCGCTGGCCCACAGCGCGACGGAGCGGGCCTTCGCGGACACGCTCCTCGCCCACGCCGCGCGGGGTGAACGGGCGCGCATCGCAAGAGAGTTGCACGACGTGGTCGCGCACCACATCTCGATGATCGCCGTGCAGGCCGAGACGGCCCGGCTGACCACGGCAGGGCTCCCGGCCGACGGCGCCACCCGGCTGCTCGCCATCGGGGACACCGCGCGGACCGCGCTGACGGAGATGCGGCGCCTGCTGGGGGTGCTGCGGGAGGACGCCGACACGGGGGTCAACCGGCGTCCGCAGCCGGGGCTGCGCCAGCTCCTGGAGCTCGTCGACGAGTCCCGGGACGCCTCCGGCTCCCGTACGCGGCTGATCGTCAGCGGGCCGGTCGCCCCGCTCGACCCGGGCATCGAGGTCACCGCGTACCGGATCGTGCAGGAGGCCCTCACCAATGCCCGCCGGCATGCTCCGGGTGCCGCCGTCGATGTCGAACTTCGTTACGCGGAGGACGACTTGGCGATCCGTGTGCGCGACAACGGGCCGGGGCCCGCGTCCCCGACCGCCGGGCACGGTCTGCTCGGCATGCGCGAGCGGGCCGCCACGGTCGGCGGCACCCTGCGCACCGGGCCGGCACGCGGTGGTGGCTTCCTGGTCGAGGCGCGGCTGCCGGTGCGGGCGGAGGCTCTCGTATGA